The genomic window GAGATTTTAGAAAATAGTATAATTATAGCAGGAAGAAAAAAAATTGATAAATTAGAGGAGATAAAAGGGTATAGAGTGGCAATAGGCGATCCAGAATATTCTCCTGCTGGAGTTTATTCGCTAGAAATCTTAAAAAAATTAAATCTATTTGAAGATATGAAACCAAATATAATTTTAACTAGAGATGTTAGAAGTGCTATGCAATATGTAGATCTATATGAAGTAGATTATGCTTTTATATATAAAACAGAGAGTAAAGTTATGAAAAATGCTCAAATAGTTTATGAAGTTTCTAATGAGCTTCATACACCTATTATATATAGTTGTGGAATATTAAGTGGAAAAGAGAGAGAAGAGATAAGAGAGTTTTATAAGTTTTTAGGTAATGGAAATTCAAGAGAGATATTTTTAAAATATGGTTTTAAAGTTTTGGATTCTAGAAATAAGATAAATGTTGAAAAAATAAAAAGTAAAGAGGAGAAAAAATAGAGATGGATTTTACACATTTTAATGAAAATGGAATGGCTAGAATGGTAGATGTAAGTGAAAAAAAAGAGACTCAAAGAAAAGCTATAGCCAGAGGATATATTCAAATGTCAGAGAGTACAATTCAAGCTATAAAAGATAGAAAGTTAAAAAAAGGTGATGTACTTTCAGTTGCTCAAGTTGGAGGGATATGTGGAGCTAAAAAGACATGGGATCTAATTCCAATGTGTCATAACATTCTTTTAACAGGGGCAGATATAAATTTTGAAGTAGAAAATGATAAAATTTGGATAGAGGCAACAGTCAAAACAACTGGTAAAACTGGAGTTGAAATGGAAGCTCTAACAGCAATCAGTGTGGCAGCTCTAACAATATATGATATGTGTAAGGCTATAGATAAGCATATGATTATAGGAGATATAAAGCTTATAAGTAAGACTGGTGGGAAAAGTGATTTTTTATTAGAAAATAAGTGAAAAATTTAGTTGATTATTGGGGATAAGAAAATTTATTCTCAATAATCTTTTTTTATCCGCTTTTTTGGGATAAATAATTAGAAAGAACTTTTTAGATTGAAAGGGAAGATAAAATAATGTATAATTAATAAGATAAAATTATACAAAGATAGAAAAAAAGGAGAGCTAAAGAATGAGTTTAGAATATTTTAACAAACTATCTCCTTCAAGGAAATTGATAATAGGTTTTTTATTAGCTATTATAATTGGAACATTGTTGTTAATGATGCCTTTTTCTTTAAATGAAGGGGAGAGTTTAGGGTTTCTAGAATCTATGTTTACAATCGTTTCTGCAATTTGTGTTACAGGACTAACAGTAGTAGACGTAAGTAAAGTTTTTAATCCAGTAGGAGATTTAATAATACTATTTTTTATTCAGCTTGGTGGATTAGGAGTAATGACTTTTTCTTCAATTATCTTTATGGTGATGGGAAAAAGAATGACTTTTCATGAAAGAGAGTTGTTAAAAGAGGAGAGAAATGCGGATAGTAGTGGAGAGATATCTAATTTTATAAGAAAACTTCTTTTAACAGTTTTTGTAATTGAAAGTGTAGGAGCATTGATTTTAGCTTGGGAATTTTCTAAAGAGATGCCTTTTGATAAAGCATTGTTCTTTGGAGTATTTCATTCAGTTTCAGCTTTTTGTAATGCTGGATTTGCTCTTTTTTCAACAAACTTAGAGGCATACAAAGCTAATCCTGTTATAAACTTGACAATAGCTTATCTTATAACTCTTGGTGGAATAGGATTTGCAGTTATTAGTTCAGTAATAATGGTTATAAGAAGGGGAATTGATAGATTTAATCTTACTTCAAAAGTAGCAATTATAATCTCAATGATTCTTACTTTTGGTGGAATGATTGTATTTTTTGTTTTAGAGTATTCAAATCCAGCAACTTTAGGAGATTTAAATTTCTTTCAAAAGATTTTAGCTTCATATTTTCAAAGTGTAACTTTAAGAACAGCAGGATTTAATACAATTCCACTTCAAGATTTAAGAGCAGCAACTATTTTTATTTGTTGTATTCTTATGTTTATTGGAGCATCTCCAGGATCAACAGGGGGAGGAATAAAAACTACAACTTTCGGGATAATTCTGTTTTATGTAATAGGAATAGTTAAAAAGAGAGAGAGTATTGAGATTTTCAATAGAAGATTAGATTGGGAGGTTATGAATAGGGCTCTGGCAATCCTAGTTTTAGCATTGACTTATGTCAGTGTAATAATAACTTTATTATTAATAATTGAAGATTTTCCTGTTGAAGAGATTATTTTTGAAGTTATTTCAGCCTTTGGAACAGTAGGATTAACTTTAGGAATAACACCAGAGTTATCTTCTATATCTAAACTATTAATTATAGTAACAATGTTTGTAGGAAGATTAGGACCTTTAACATTTGCATTGGCTATAGGAGAAGATAAGAAAAAAGCACTGATAAAATATCCTAAAGAAAATATTTTAGTAGGATAAGATTTGGAGGAAAAATGAGAGAGTATTTAGTAGTAGGACTTGGAAGATTTGGAACAAGTATAGCACAAACTCTATATGAATCTAATGAGGAAGTATTGGCTATTGATGTGAATGAAGAATTGATACAAGAGGCTATAAATGGAAATATAGTTGATAATGCAGTAATTGTTGATGCAACAGATATGAAAAGTTTAAAAGAATTAGGAGTAAGTAATTTTGATGTTGCCTTTGTTTGTACTGGAGATGTTGAGGCTAGTATTATGATAACTCTTAATCTTAAAGAATTAGGGATAGAAAAGATCATTGCTAAGGCGAATAGTAAGAGCCATGGAAAAGTTTTGGCTAAGATAGGAGCTACTAAGGTAATATATCCTGAAGAATATATGGGAAGAAGAGTTGCTCAACTTGCAATGGAACCAAATATGATAGAACATTTGAGATTCTCTTC from uncultured Fusobacterium sp. includes these protein-coding regions:
- the modA gene encoding molybdate ABC transporter substrate-binding protein, whose translation is MKRKTVVFFIINIFFIFILGCAKEEKKVITVGAEISLKGALNQIVEQFQESNKNIIVNIEFDASKLLRKQALNGTNLDLILLSSKEDMNELKKEKVISESKEILENSIIIAGRKKIDKLEEIKGYRVAIGDPEYSPAGVYSLEILKKLNLFEDMKPNIILTRDVRSAMQYVDLYEVDYAFIYKTESKVMKNAQIVYEVSNELHTPIIYSCGILSGKEREEIREFYKFLGNGNSREIFLKYGFKVLDSRNKINVEKIKSKEEKK
- the moaC gene encoding cyclic pyranopterin monophosphate synthase MoaC, translating into MDFTHFNENGMARMVDVSEKKETQRKAIARGYIQMSESTIQAIKDRKLKKGDVLSVAQVGGICGAKKTWDLIPMCHNILLTGADINFEVENDKIWIEATVKTTGKTGVEMEALTAISVAALTIYDMCKAIDKHMIIGDIKLISKTGGKSDFLLENK
- a CDS encoding TrkH family potassium uptake protein, with protein sequence MSLEYFNKLSPSRKLIIGFLLAIIIGTLLLMMPFSLNEGESLGFLESMFTIVSAICVTGLTVVDVSKVFNPVGDLIILFFIQLGGLGVMTFSSIIFMVMGKRMTFHERELLKEERNADSSGEISNFIRKLLLTVFVIESVGALILAWEFSKEMPFDKALFFGVFHSVSAFCNAGFALFSTNLEAYKANPVINLTIAYLITLGGIGFAVISSVIMVIRRGIDRFNLTSKVAIIISMILTFGGMIVFFVLEYSNPATLGDLNFFQKILASYFQSVTLRTAGFNTIPLQDLRAATIFICCILMFIGASPGSTGGGIKTTTFGIILFYVIGIVKKRESIEIFNRRLDWEVMNRALAILVLALTYVSVIITLLLIIEDFPVEEIIFEVISAFGTVGLTLGITPELSSISKLLIIVTMFVGRLGPLTFALAIGEDKKKALIKYPKENILVG
- a CDS encoding TrkA family potassium uptake protein; the protein is MREYLVVGLGRFGTSIAQTLYESNEEVLAIDVNEELIQEAINGNIVDNAVIVDATDMKSLKELGVSNFDVAFVCTGDVEASIMITLNLKELGIEKIIAKANSKSHGKVLAKIGATKVIYPEEYMGRRVAQLAMEPNMIEHLRFSSEFLLLEVKAPSVFWGKTLIQLDIRKKYNVNIVGIKKENQSLTPNPSADSLIEKGDILLVITDTKTADYLENLK